The Thamnophis elegans isolate rThaEle1 chromosome Z, rThaEle1.pri, whole genome shotgun sequence DNA window TGGCTCATGTCATCAAAGCCCACAAAATATTTCTATATGTTGTGGGTGATGAAAAGCATTTATATTTTCTGATCACTGGAAGATGAACAGACTGTTTAAATATATTTCACTTGCCTTGCTTTCATACCAGGCTTCAACCTCTTTTCGGTTTTGTTCAATGATGTTTTCATATTCACACCGGAGCTGATCTAAACGTTGTTTCAAGTCTTGTCCAGGCGCAGCATTCACTTCAACACTGACATCACCATGGCCTCTCTGGCCTCGGAGTCCTCTCAGTGTCTGTAGTAATGGGGATGAAGAAATGAATCATAAGAAACTGACactaaaaaacactttaaaaggAGAATAACTCAATttgtaatgttaaaaaaaaaccaaaataaagtaGAAGGATGTTTTACATTTCCTTCTcatgaaagaaaatgtttttatgaCAGGTCAATGCCTGGCATACAATTGTTTTGTAATCCAGGTCTATCTATGGACAATATAACTTCTTATAGTTCCATGATTTCTTcagtctcccttccctctctctgaaGTTAGTGTTCTGACATGAAATGCAAAAGGACTCAACATTTGGTCACTAtgcaaaaatattcttaaaaaaacaaattactaGATGATTATTCCCAGTAAATATAATCATGGGTAGCAGTAGCCTCCCCCACACCTCATGTATAGGCCCTTTGGGTTGCTCAGACTCACTGTGGCAACAATTTTGTGAATGTTCAAACCACAATCTGCTCTCCAAATTCTGAATTTGCCTACTGAACCAGTTTGTGTGTGCATCTgtgcataatatttatttatatcccatctttattaaatttatccaTCTTTCcctatggaaaaaataaaagaagaagtaGGCCTATAAAATGTGGAAATATGAGATTTGGTGAGAAAGTAGATTACTGCATCTTCACAAAATGAAGGGCAAGGTGCCACTTCAAAGACATTTGTTTCCTGGAtgctgttttgttttgaattgtGTCACCGACTCTTTACTACAGAAGTGTTGCCTGGCCCAAGCTATATCAAGGAACAGCAGTGAAATATTTTTGGGTGTCATTCAATTCATTCTTTGAATTTTGCTCCCAAACAAAGTGGGTGGTGGATAGCCTATTACCTGAAATGTAAGGGTCAGAAGCTCTGAATGTTAGACTTCTGTTCACTGGTGCTCTTACCTCCTCATGATTCTTCTTCAGACATATCAGCTCTTCTTTGAGGGATTCAAATTGCATTTCCAGTTCTGACTTGGCAAGAGTGAGTTGATCCAAGAGTGGGCGTAATCCATTGATATCAGCCTCCACATTCTGACGGAGACCAGCTTCAGTGTTATATCTATTCCACAGGAGAGTTTACAGGTTTCATGATTAACACATTTGCACAAAGTGCACCAAAAAACAAATCCTTGTGGAAAAAGGTCAACAATCCCCCAAAGTACAGTGAAGAGTGAAGATGCTCAGAGATTATTGAAGGATGAATGTTTATTTAAGGAGAAGAACACATGGAAAAACAGGGGAGAAAGGGGATGAAATGGAGTGTCTTCCCCCAAAAAAGCACTTTAAGCTGGAGAAATTCTGAAAAGGGACATTTCACACAATGTGATTGTTTGAACCTCCCATCTTTGAATTGTACTATTACTAGCTACTTGGAGTTTGTAATCGAGAAAGTGGTGAATCCCTTTCTCAGGTAAAATCACTGAGTGCAGCAAGATTAGAAGGAAGCAAGTGAAGTGAATCATACTCACTTCAACTTAAAATCTTCAGCAGTCATCCTGGTGTTATCTATATTCAGCAGAATTTTGTTATAATCATCTGTTTCAGCAAtcagctgaaaaataaataaataatagagttGTTTATGACACAGCAATAAGTAAACCACTATGATTGTTTTGATTGCTTGGTACAACTGATGTTGAAATATGTGATTTTGATCTGTCTGTAAGATTACACTTTAAGAAATGTGAAGTCTGAAAAGGTaacactttcttcttcttcttcttcttcttcttcttcttcttcttcttcttcttcttcttcttcttcttcttcttcttcttctatctttcttCTCCTACTATTTTCTGGTTTGATATTAGTTCTACTTTTAAGACCTGACTTTATGAATATCTGTTGTGTTTTGCTTATATCTGAAGACATGACCTCCTGCATCTATGCACCAACATTATTTAGTTTCTCTGGCTGCTGAGTTTATGACAATTCCCATTGAAAACCATTTTACTTGAGAAGGAAGAATCACTGATTGACCAATCGCATCTATTGTCATCTGGTGTTCCAAGAATTAACTAGTGAACACACATACTTGAATCAATGCCTAGATGGAGAGTTCTGTGCAGTAGACATGGAATCATATGTGCTTCCTGCCCCCTTTCATTATGGCAAATAAGGATTTGAATCTACTTCCCAAACTGATGTCTATCAATATTCTAGACTGGGTTCTTTTATACCTTGCTAGAAAAGATACCAAGAAATCCTAAAACACAGAGAGTGAAAGTAAAAGTAACATTTCCCATTTTAAAGTACATAAAATATGTGTACTTCATAGCTAATTATCATTACAGGATTTCTTGTCTCCCAGGGGTTCCATTTTTGCCTAATACCTCTCtttaatatatttcttcttttttgtttaatctctaaacaaatatttctaaataattcaGTCTTGTTATATATGATGTTCTCAGTAAATCTATTTGAAGAAAATAATATCTCTGCTAAAATATATCTCTTGGAAACCCTGCTGACATCAACctgttatttttttgtttacatTATATGGTTGATCTGTATTAAATACAGACTGAATGATCAAATGATGCATTTAGAGCATTAAGAATATTTTCAGTTAAtaacttgttaaattagtaactaaTCTTTAAGTTATCATATCAGTATTAATCACAATCTAACAAGAATGAAGCATAGGAGCCATAATCCAGATTCTAAGGGCAAATGTAATTTGAAATATGCATGTCATATTTCTCATAAGAATATCTCCTTCCAAGGCTGCTATGGCAACCTTTCTCATTTGCAGCACAATCTTGGAAAAAGACAAGTTTGGTCTTAGGTGTTGTCAACTCATATTTCAAACTTCAGTGAATATCTGCACAGtcctaataaataatttaaaaggctGCTGCCACTGCCACAAAAGAACTAATTCTTATACTGATGTTGTCTTTTTTTCTCATTAGCTTTTTTCTGTGTAGTAATGTGAGAAGAGGGCAGGAATATGATtggttttcattttcattaattTAGAGAAGCTGTAGATTATGAAGAATTAAATTAGCATTAGTGTGAAAGGAACAATTAATGTAGGATTAAACTCTATGCTTATTTAGAAAATGATTATTTCTATCTCATCTCATGTCCTACAATATTGATTTATtgatctcttttctcttcctgccATTTCTCCTTCCAAATTCTCTTTCATTTCTAGGGGCCTTCCCACTTCATCTTTTATATAGATGGCATTAAAGCAGTAATCTACCGTATGATCACAGATTGTATACATACCTCATTGTAGAGTTGGTCAATTTCTTGGTAATAGTGACTATAGTCCTTGTCTGGTCCAATATCACCATGCTTCTGATACCATTCTTTGATCCAGATCTCAAGCTGACAATTTTCATCTTCCAGTCTTTTCACCTGGTCCAGATAATTAGCCAGGCGATCATTAAGATTCTGCATGGTTGCCTTTTCATTGCTGGAGAAGAGGCCTCCATCACCACCACTAAAACTACCACTGCTGAATGGGTAGCCAGAACCACCACCATAGCTGCCACCGCCATAACTGCCACCACCATAGCTGCCACCACCATAGCAAACACCACCATATCCACTTCCCCCATGGCCACCATAACTTCCACCACCATAGCTGCCACCACCATAGCTGCCACCACCATAGCAGCTACCTCCATAACTTATTCTCCCTCTACTAATTCTCCCACAGCTACCACTGCTGAAACCACCTCCTCCATAGCCACTCCGGGATCCTCCATAACTTTTTCCAGAAAGTCCCCTTGAGGACCCTGAGGATGTAATCTTGATGCTGCTTCCACCACAGATCCTGCCACCACCAACACTGCTTCCACCACCCTTAGTGCTGCAACTCATAGTGATTTAGATTTAGAATCCAAATATTAGAAAAGGCCCACTTCAGCTGCACAGCCTGGTACTGGAATTCCAACTGTAATCCGTCATCCCATTTGCCCTTATTTATATCCCCAGTGGAGGGAGTTGCCACAAAGGCTGTTCCTGGTCCCTCCCATGGTATTTGCCAATCCCTTTGTTTATGCCAAGATTTATCTCCCaatgggagggtttttttttaaagttatcaaAGGCAATCTGATACGTAGCTGGCTTTGTCACTCCCACAGAAATTTTAAGTGATGATAAAGATATAGCTGCATATTCAGCCTTATATTTTGCTAATTTCTCCTGTATGTTTCAATTTTTGTTTGCCAGCACTTCATCATCTTTGGCAGTGAAGGAAAAGGCCTCCATAAGTCTTTACATTAAAGTAAAAGAGAAGGCTCAAGAGAGAAGTTGATGTCAACTCTTAATTGCCacgttgactcttagcaaccacagttGTTGGACATTGTAAATTAATACAAACAAGATTCTGGGAAGGATGATCTTAG harbors:
- the LOC116521239 gene encoding keratin, type I cytoskeletal 10-like, translating into MSCSTKGGGSSVGGGRICGGSSIKITSSGSSRGLSGKSYGGSRSGYGGGGFSSGSCGRISRGRISYGGSCYGGGSYGGGSYGGGSYGGHGGSGYGGVCYGGGSYGGGSYGGGSYGGGSGYPFSSGSFSGGDGGLFSSNEKATMQNLNDRLANYLDQVKRLEDENCQLEIWIKEWYQKHGDIGPDKDYSHYYQEIDQLYNELIAETDDYNKILLNIDNTRMTAEDFKLKYNTEAGLRQNVEADINGLRPLLDQLTLAKSELEMQFESLKEELICLKKNHEETLRGLRGQRGHGDVSVEVNAAPGQDLKQRLDQLRCEYENIIEQNRKEVEAWYESKMEEVRQEVTSSDQEISSSNHQLSELRREYQTLEIELQSQISLIQSMQTNLEDTERRYNMQLQQIQNMIEPVEGELASIRCEIESQNQEYQLLLGIKTRLEQEICQYRRLLEEGQQEMYVDQEIGSGGYGGGHGGGRRGGGGISGGGVCDMEENLVTDTSKFLQEFL